One Endozoicomonas gorgoniicola DNA window includes the following coding sequences:
- a CDS encoding PqiB family protein: MNQNTSAPEPARANIKKRGNLSLVWLLPVVALLIVVWLVWKSISEAGIVIDVEFQNGRGIKQGKTEVRLNGIAVGRVTGIAMSDDLKSVDVTLEMDRRMSTSLTDKSRFWLVRPQVSVAGISGLDTLVSGNYIAFQPDDTGIKRKKFIALPSPPPLGEQEDGLSLTLRAKELSSIQNGSPVYYRRLKIGEVSSYDLSVDDQYVDVEVFIQPRFAHLVRRNTRFWNAGGVELSGSLTNLKVRTQSIVSLVQGGVSLYTPDWEQEFPEAYQGDVFPLYRDYDEAEAGIAVEIDFPLDVALGQEKTRILFHGMEVGLIRDIELKDDYSGITANAVIRPDAVNLMVKGARFWLVKPSIGLQGISGLETLLGGRYINMDVSNKDIKAAVPKRRFNGLASQPAASPSAPGLHLKLRADSLAGVSHGSPVLFRKMQVGSVQSHELTDDGVLIKILVDPAYQHLVNHSSRFWNVSGITLHGGLQGFSIKAGTLNSMLAGGIAFDTPDRTSGKVKNGTGFTLYDSTEKAHQFGQKISLIFETAEGLQVGTKIKYKGLVVGHLTDLKLDKQEGHIVADALLGKSSGWVAHEGSRFWMVRPRLGLANTANLETLVTGQYIEVLPGSRQDAAAKTRFSVEMAVPDDLPVNNGLRLQLVSSQLGSVRRGNPIYYREIPVGTVTGYRLADPASHVLIFINIEERYRSLVTSKSRFWNASGIDVKFGLFSGAKIRTESLEALLAGGIAFATPEPGEPVAAGHQFTMAEEPESQWLRWAPAISISQEMSH, translated from the coding sequence ATGAACCAGAACACTTCTGCACCGGAACCTGCCCGGGCAAATATTAAGAAACGTGGCAACCTGTCGCTTGTCTGGTTATTGCCGGTTGTCGCCTTGTTGATCGTTGTATGGCTGGTGTGGAAGTCGATCAGTGAAGCCGGAATTGTTATTGATGTGGAGTTTCAGAATGGCAGAGGCATTAAACAGGGCAAAACGGAAGTCAGGCTGAATGGTATTGCGGTCGGGAGAGTAACAGGCATAGCAATGTCTGACGATCTCAAGTCCGTCGATGTCACCCTGGAGATGGATCGTCGAATGTCGACCAGCCTTACGGACAAAAGCCGCTTCTGGTTGGTACGGCCACAGGTGAGCGTAGCGGGTATTTCTGGCCTTGATACCCTGGTGTCAGGTAATTATATCGCTTTCCAGCCGGATGATACCGGGATTAAACGCAAAAAATTCATTGCCCTGCCGTCGCCACCTCCCCTGGGTGAGCAGGAAGATGGGTTAAGTCTGACGCTCAGGGCAAAAGAGCTGTCGTCGATACAAAATGGCAGCCCGGTTTACTACCGTCGTCTGAAAATTGGTGAAGTGTCGTCTTATGACCTGTCTGTCGACGATCAGTACGTGGATGTCGAGGTATTCATACAACCACGGTTTGCCCACCTGGTGCGTCGCAATACCCGTTTCTGGAACGCTGGAGGGGTCGAACTGTCCGGCAGCCTTACCAACCTGAAAGTCCGGACGCAATCCATTGTGTCTTTGGTTCAGGGCGGGGTGTCGCTTTATACCCCTGATTGGGAACAGGAGTTTCCAGAAGCCTATCAGGGGGATGTGTTCCCGCTTTATCGCGATTATGACGAGGCTGAAGCGGGCATTGCTGTCGAGATTGATTTCCCGCTGGATGTTGCGCTGGGGCAGGAAAAGACCCGCATTCTGTTTCATGGTATGGAAGTGGGGTTGATCAGGGATATTGAACTGAAAGACGACTATTCCGGCATTACCGCCAATGCCGTCATACGACCGGACGCCGTTAACCTGATGGTAAAAGGCGCACGTTTCTGGCTGGTGAAGCCGAGCATTGGCCTGCAGGGTATTTCCGGTCTGGAAACCCTGTTGGGCGGACGATACATCAATATGGATGTCAGTAATAAGGATATAAAGGCGGCTGTTCCCAAGCGTCGCTTTAACGGTTTAGCCAGCCAGCCTGCTGCATCTCCTTCTGCGCCAGGTTTACACCTGAAGTTGCGAGCTGACTCTCTGGCAGGCGTCAGTCATGGAAGCCCGGTTCTCTTTCGAAAAATGCAGGTGGGTTCCGTACAGAGCCATGAACTAACGGACGACGGCGTTCTGATAAAAATACTGGTTGATCCTGCTTACCAGCATCTGGTCAACCATAGCAGCCGGTTCTGGAATGTCAGTGGCATCACCCTGCATGGGGGCTTGCAGGGTTTCAGCATTAAAGCCGGTACGCTGAATTCAATGCTGGCTGGTGGTATTGCTTTTGATACGCCCGACCGAACGTCAGGCAAGGTAAAAAATGGCACCGGTTTTACCCTATACGATAGTACTGAAAAAGCTCATCAGTTCGGGCAGAAAATTTCCCTGATCTTTGAAACGGCTGAAGGATTACAGGTGGGTACCAAAATAAAATACAAGGGGCTGGTCGTAGGACACCTGACTGACCTGAAACTGGATAAACAGGAAGGACACATTGTAGCTGATGCCCTGTTGGGAAAAAGTTCAGGTTGGGTAGCTCATGAAGGCAGCCGTTTCTGGATGGTCAGACCCAGGCTTGGCCTGGCTAATACAGCGAATCTCGAAACACTGGTGACCGGACAATACATTGAGGTGCTGCCCGGTTCCAGACAGGACGCAGCGGCTAAGACCCGGTTTAGCGTTGAGATGGCTGTACCTGACGACCTGCCAGTGAACAACGGATTGCGTCTGCAACTGGTCAGCAGCCAGTTAGGCTCTGTTCGTCGCGGGAATCCGATTTATTACCGGGAAATCCCGGTTGGCACCGTAACGGGGTATCGCCTGGCAGACCCCGCCAGCCATGTCCTGATATTTATTAATATTGAAGAACGCTACAGATCGCTTGTTACCAGCAAAAGCCGTTTCTGGAATGCCAGTGGTATCGATGTGAAATTCGGTTTGTTCAGTGGCGCTAAAATCCGTACGGAGTCGCTGGAAGCTTTGCTGGCAGGAGGCATTGCCTTTGCAACACCAGAGCCGGGAGAACCCGTTGCCGCAGGTCATCAGTTCACCATGGCTGAAGAACCAGAGTCTCAGTGGTTGCGATGGGCGCCCGCCATTTCAATCAGTCAGGAAATGAGCCATTGA
- a CDS encoding putative adhesin, whose protein sequence is MTADNRVNSLPECRICVKPINRIGDLKVFIMPIFSSKPTVNRVCLSNGVQLLTCKTGGRKVQSLIIQSHGRYELNRPGLLTKSDTVTVPPGKTFYFYAPHASVLFSNIRRFMSGDFEPLEELMAGQKCADYMLYPTTEAEEWGSESYLTECLALDRINPNKKANKYPLREYDILRIDYPIRLSLVVRKIHCLTKYVRVHCLFCRDSKRGLRPEKNLYYDPGVETPPNVFQGDLGRWHVL, encoded by the coding sequence ATGACTGCCGACAATAGGGTAAATTCATTACCGGAGTGCAGGATTTGTGTTAAACCTATAAATAGAATTGGTGATTTGAAAGTGTTCATCATGCCTATATTTAGCTCTAAACCTACAGTAAATAGAGTGTGTTTGTCCAACGGCGTGCAATTACTTACCTGTAAAACTGGTGGCCGCAAAGTTCAAAGTCTGATTATTCAGAGCCATGGCAGATACGAACTGAACAGACCCGGTTTATTGACAAAGTCAGACACTGTCACAGTGCCACCGGGAAAAACGTTCTACTTTTACGCACCACATGCGTCTGTTCTCTTTTCCAATATAAGAAGGTTCATGAGTGGAGACTTCGAACCTTTAGAGGAATTAATGGCAGGGCAAAAGTGTGCTGATTATATGTTGTATCCAACAACGGAGGCAGAGGAATGGGGGTCTGAAAGTTATTTGACAGAATGCTTAGCGCTGGACCGGATCAATCCAAACAAAAAAGCAAACAAGTACCCACTTCGGGAATACGATATTCTTCGTATCGATTACCCCATACGTCTGAGTTTGGTGGTTAGAAAAATTCACTGTTTGACTAAGTATGTCCGGGTTCATTGCCTGTTCTGTCGTGATTCTAAACGAGGGTTACGTCCGGAAAAAAATCTCTATTATGACCCGGGAGTAGAAACTCCTCCCAATGTTTTTCAGGGTGACCTGGGCAGATGGCATGTCCTTTAG
- a CDS encoding putative adhesin: MPLPFFKPNVKLSILMNRLKLFTCRDGGEKVQNLIIYSHGKFRLKEPGVLSKSDLIFVPEETSLYFYAPHGSILYTRLCDAIVGQFDPLEIYTQGQKVANYSLSPEEEVATPTYVKKLIAEHRVMLGKKIKTHPLRRFDVVQPISRIKLDQLIQTLQWTDNLYPRIHCLFCRRSAHSMHQREYNPAEQEHPNIHQSGVGRWHIL; encoded by the coding sequence ATGCCACTGCCCTTTTTCAAACCCAATGTGAAGCTATCCATTCTTATGAATCGCCTGAAGTTATTTACTTGTCGGGATGGTGGCGAAAAAGTCCAAAACCTGATTATTTACAGCCACGGTAAATTTAGGTTAAAGGAGCCGGGCGTGTTGAGTAAATCGGACTTAATCTTCGTACCAGAAGAAACATCTTTGTACTTCTACGCCCCCCATGGCTCTATTTTGTATACCCGCTTATGTGATGCAATAGTGGGACAATTCGATCCTTTAGAGATATATACGCAGGGCCAGAAGGTGGCTAACTATTCATTGTCCCCTGAAGAGGAGGTTGCTACCCCAACATATGTCAAAAAACTCATTGCAGAACATCGGGTTATGCTAGGTAAAAAAATCAAGACACATCCACTTCGTAGGTTCGATGTTGTTCAGCCAATATCTCGTATTAAACTAGACCAACTGATTCAAACGCTTCAGTGGACGGATAATTTGTATCCACGAATTCATTGTCTGTTCTGTCGACGGTCAGCCCACAGTATGCACCAACGTGAATATAACCCGGCCGAGCAGGAACATCCCAATATTCACCAGAGCGGTGTGGGCAGATGGCATATCCTTTAG
- a CDS encoding transposase, whose protein sequence is MQAALVFSAKYRRNVFTREMIDQLREIFSETCRQMECHFQKIR, encoded by the coding sequence ATGCAGGCAGCACTAGTATTTTCAGCAAAGTATCGCCGGAACGTATTTACGAGGGAAATGATCGACCAGCTTCGTGAGATCTTTTCAGAAACCTGCCGGCAAATGGAGTGCCACTTTCAGAAAATTCGTTAA
- a CDS encoding RNA-guided endonuclease InsQ/TnpB family protein: MLQGIRLKANPTDQQKLILSQWMGCARFIWNAKCDEHRYYSTYARKYCPVGTFAPVDTKAAQFKSRELSPWLYSCPSQIIRNSATHWYQTFQKHIKGLCGKPKRKPKTDKGSIYLTKELFRFDVCDDGVTRLFIGTKTNNIGYLSFKSHGAFNEPKSLYIRKETGRYFVSFCYDDGSEEPVTEKEHLEYLKGASKEWLEEYVIGVDRGVAIPVHTSVKAYDFTENQKKSMDKRKRYVEKLQRRLSRQTKGSNRRQKTKNRIACQHKKVANIRQDFCHKTSRKMVDSKAKVIIFENLKTSKMTRKPKAKKDRSGKFISNKAKQKAGLNKAILNVGWHYLETYTRYKAAKAGKVVFKVPAHHTSQECAECDYTHPDNRKTQELFSCGSCGHVDNADRNASIVTKKRAINLLLDSGTELVGKGIPVLTKGRGAIRKTGKCKHSPASGSETSKKKRTVATAVAA, from the coding sequence ATGCTTCAGGGCATCCGATTAAAAGCCAATCCAACAGACCAGCAAAAGCTGATCCTGTCTCAGTGGATGGGTTGTGCTCGGTTTATCTGGAACGCCAAGTGTGACGAACATCGCTACTACAGCACTTATGCAAGAAAATATTGCCCTGTCGGGACATTTGCGCCGGTTGACACTAAGGCCGCTCAATTTAAAAGCAGAGAGCTTTCTCCCTGGCTCTATAGCTGTCCCAGCCAGATAATCAGAAATTCAGCTACCCACTGGTATCAGACCTTCCAGAAGCACATAAAAGGGTTGTGTGGTAAACCAAAAAGGAAGCCAAAAACTGACAAAGGCAGCATTTACCTCACAAAAGAATTATTCCGGTTCGATGTATGTGATGACGGTGTAACCCGTCTTTTTATAGGCACAAAGACCAACAATATCGGTTATCTGTCGTTCAAGTCCCACGGTGCATTCAACGAGCCAAAGTCCCTTTACATCAGGAAAGAGACAGGCCGGTACTTCGTTTCTTTCTGCTATGACGATGGATCGGAAGAACCCGTAACAGAAAAGGAACACCTGGAGTACCTGAAAGGCGCTTCTAAGGAATGGCTGGAAGAATATGTCATTGGCGTGGACCGTGGCGTTGCCATACCAGTGCATACCAGTGTGAAGGCTTACGACTTCACGGAGAATCAGAAAAAGAGCATGGATAAACGCAAGCGGTACGTTGAAAAACTGCAACGTCGTCTGTCTCGCCAAACCAAAGGCTCTAACCGCAGGCAAAAGACAAAAAACCGGATAGCCTGTCAACATAAGAAAGTTGCCAATATCCGGCAGGACTTCTGCCACAAAACCAGTCGGAAGATGGTCGATAGCAAGGCGAAGGTCATCATTTTCGAGAACCTGAAAACCTCAAAGATGACTCGCAAGCCAAAGGCTAAGAAAGACAGAAGCGGCAAATTCATATCCAACAAAGCAAAACAGAAAGCCGGTCTGAACAAAGCCATTCTCAACGTAGGCTGGCACTATCTGGAAACCTACACACGCTACAAAGCGGCAAAAGCAGGCAAGGTGGTATTCAAAGTACCTGCACATCATACGAGTCAAGAGTGTGCGGAATGCGACTACACTCACCCCGACAACCGTAAGACACAGGAATTATTTTCTTGCGGTAGCTGCGGACACGTTGACAACGCTGACCGAAACGCCAGCATCGTAACTAAGAAACGAGCAATTAATTTACTTTTAGACTCCGGAACAGAGTTGGTTGGCAAGGGTATTCCTGTGCTGACTAAAGGACGTGGAGCCATTCGTAAGACGGGAAAGTGCAAGCACTCTCCCGCATCTGGCAGCGAAACGTCAAAAAAGAAAAGAACAGTTGCTACTGCGGTAGCTGCTTAG
- a CDS encoding acyl-CoA thioesterase, whose amino-acid sequence MFTQNLTPRFCETDALGHINNTVLPVWFEQAREPIFYIFNPEIDLQKWQLIIARIEVEFLKQLRYGQDVELRTWLEKVGNSSMYIHHEAWQSGQLCARGKAILIHYDYVSEKAVPIPDHVRVKLSEHLEG is encoded by the coding sequence ATGTTTACCCAGAATCTCACGCCGCGCTTTTGCGAGACCGATGCCCTTGGTCATATTAACAACACAGTTCTTCCTGTCTGGTTTGAACAAGCCAGGGAGCCCATCTTTTACATTTTTAACCCTGAAATAGATTTGCAAAAATGGCAGCTTATTATTGCCCGTATTGAAGTGGAGTTTCTGAAACAGCTGCGTTACGGGCAGGATGTCGAATTGCGAACATGGCTGGAAAAGGTCGGCAACTCCTCCATGTATATCCATCACGAAGCGTGGCAGTCCGGGCAGTTGTGTGCCAGGGGCAAGGCGATACTGATTCATTATGACTATGTCAGTGAAAAAGCGGTGCCGATACCAGACCACGTTCGGGTAAAACTGTCAGAGCATCTGGAAGGGTAA
- a CDS encoding patatin-like phospholipase family protein codes for MSSILDFRAGSVALARIRDEGLPQSSIEVMPGASGGPKWFVLTGLDKALLSEYFKDRQQPLHLLGTSAGSWRFACYAHPDPLAAHERFEQGYLLTEYSQNPTPEEITTKCRHLIREIIGSKAEGILNNDIMRYNLIAVRSRGLGNSRRKGRLMAGMGMAALANAVSRKTLGLFFTRTLFHSPGDGSPFHHMNDLPTDRVELSEANLADAILASGSIPMVMEGVEGIAGAPEGIYRDGGVSDYHFDTRFADNDKLVLYPHFYSHRTPGWFDKGIKWRKPSALNSENVLVVSPSDEFVAKLPYGKIPDRNDFVKLSYKERVRYWSVVIQESQRLGDEFLEQVNSGRVRETVQPL; via the coding sequence ATGTCATCAATACTGGATTTCAGGGCGGGATCTGTGGCGCTGGCTCGTATCAGGGATGAGGGGTTGCCACAAAGCAGCATTGAAGTGATGCCGGGCGCTTCAGGAGGACCTAAATGGTTTGTACTCACAGGGCTTGATAAAGCGCTGCTCAGTGAGTACTTCAAAGACCGGCAGCAGCCTTTGCATCTGTTGGGTACATCAGCAGGGAGCTGGCGGTTTGCCTGTTATGCCCATCCAGACCCGCTGGCTGCCCACGAACGGTTTGAACAGGGTTATTTGCTGACGGAATACTCACAGAACCCCACGCCGGAAGAAATTACCACCAAGTGCCGTCATCTGATCAGAGAGATCATTGGCAGTAAAGCCGAAGGCATCCTGAACAATGACATCATGCGTTATAACCTGATTGCAGTGCGTAGCCGTGGGTTGGGCAACAGCCGGCGTAAAGGCAGGCTGATGGCAGGCATGGGTATGGCAGCATTAGCAAATGCTGTCAGCCGTAAAACTCTGGGGTTGTTTTTTACCCGGACTCTGTTTCATTCTCCCGGAGACGGTTCACCTTTTCACCACATGAATGATCTGCCCACAGACCGGGTTGAACTGTCGGAAGCCAACCTGGCTGACGCTATTCTTGCTTCGGGCTCTATTCCGATGGTGATGGAAGGGGTCGAGGGAATTGCTGGTGCGCCCGAAGGCATTTACCGGGATGGCGGGGTGAGCGATTACCACTTTGATACCCGCTTTGCAGACAATGACAAGCTGGTGCTGTATCCACATTTTTATAGTCACCGGACGCCGGGGTGGTTTGATAAAGGCATCAAGTGGCGCAAACCATCGGCATTGAACAGTGAAAACGTTTTGGTCGTGTCACCGTCCGATGAATTTGTTGCAAAACTTCCTTACGGCAAAATTCCTGATCGTAATGATTTTGTGAAACTGTCCTATAAAGAGCGGGTTCGGTACTGGAGCGTGGTGATTCAGGAAAGCCAGCGTTTGGGCGACGAGTTTCTGGAGCAGGTCAACAGTGGCCGGGTTCGGGAAACGGTTCAGCCACTGTAG
- a CDS encoding glycoside hydrolase family 43 protein: MSFTNPILPGAYPDPSICRVGDDFYMVNSSFEMFPGLPIHHSRDLVNWELVGHGLHRKEQCIDPICLTDVQSDGGIHAPTMRYHNGLFYIITTNVYVPQDCPEGFNPCKNFIITAKDPAGPWSEPQVIDGAPGIDPDIFFDDDGRVWYVGTHTPEDQAYPGQGEIWLQELDLATVSLKGERHFLWRGTGGDWVEGPHIYKYNGRYYLMTAEGGTGFNHAVTVASSATITGPYVSNPKNPVLTSRHLGLDYWVNSTGHGDLVQMNDGRWFMVCLGIRNDIEGRSNMGRETHLVPVTWEADHYGIDENKSDILWPVCAPGTGRVEQEPALPFPDRTQIATDSFTDNFTQATLKKDWTFRRLPDTTSFQVLPDQQRLRIRSGKPVNERVSASLAGFRQKSSLFAFQATLHLPETFQHSESGISLIQKDHHHLVMSVLKKDNDLKIAVSLNGEELSVSELPPETRNLDLVITCDERGYHCSYRVSGESSNEVIDIINNIPANSLLSRYYTGALCCLHSFSKSESSIEYVDFSEVHFRQLSA; encoded by the coding sequence ATGTCCTTCACTAACCCGATACTGCCGGGGGCTTACCCCGATCCCTCCATCTGCCGGGTTGGAGATGACTTTTATATGGTCAACTCCTCCTTCGAGATGTTTCCCGGCCTGCCCATCCATCACAGCCGTGATCTCGTAAACTGGGAGCTGGTCGGCCATGGCCTGCACAGGAAAGAGCAATGCATTGACCCGATCTGTCTGACCGATGTTCAGTCCGACGGTGGTATTCATGCGCCTACCATGCGCTATCACAACGGCTTGTTCTATATCATCACCACCAACGTTTATGTTCCTCAGGATTGTCCGGAAGGGTTTAACCCCTGTAAGAACTTTATCATCACTGCCAAAGACCCGGCTGGCCCATGGTCAGAGCCGCAGGTCATTGACGGCGCTCCGGGCATTGATCCGGATATATTCTTCGACGACGATGGCAGAGTATGGTACGTAGGGACACATACTCCCGAAGATCAGGCGTACCCCGGTCAGGGAGAAATCTGGTTGCAGGAGCTGGACCTTGCAACCGTCAGCCTCAAAGGTGAAAGGCACTTTCTCTGGCGTGGCACCGGTGGCGACTGGGTCGAAGGGCCGCATATTTACAAATACAACGGCCGCTATTACCTGATGACGGCTGAAGGCGGAACCGGTTTTAACCATGCGGTCACTGTCGCCAGTAGTGCCACCATCACCGGCCCTTATGTCAGCAACCCTAAAAACCCTGTTTTGACCTCACGTCACCTTGGTCTTGATTATTGGGTCAATAGCACTGGTCACGGCGACCTTGTACAAATGAATGACGGTCGTTGGTTCATGGTGTGTCTGGGTATTCGAAACGATATCGAAGGGCGTTCAAACATGGGGCGGGAAACCCATTTGGTGCCTGTTACCTGGGAAGCCGATCACTACGGTATTGATGAAAATAAATCGGATATTCTCTGGCCTGTCTGCGCACCTGGAACCGGGCGCGTAGAGCAAGAGCCGGCACTGCCTTTTCCAGACAGGACACAAATAGCAACCGACTCCTTTACTGATAATTTCACTCAGGCAACACTCAAGAAAGACTGGACTTTCAGACGATTGCCAGACACAACGTCCTTTCAGGTGTTACCAGACCAGCAACGCCTGAGAATCAGAAGTGGCAAGCCTGTTAATGAGCGTGTAAGTGCCAGTCTGGCAGGATTCAGGCAAAAGAGCAGCCTGTTTGCTTTTCAGGCAACCCTGCACCTGCCGGAAACATTCCAACACAGTGAAAGTGGTATCAGTCTGATTCAAAAGGATCATCACCATCTGGTGATGTCTGTTTTGAAAAAAGATAATGACCTGAAAATTGCCGTGTCGTTGAACGGGGAAGAACTGTCTGTCTCGGAACTGCCGCCAGAAACACGAAATCTGGACTTAGTGATCACCTGCGACGAGAGGGGGTATCACTGCAGCTACCGAGTCAGCGGGGAAAGCTCTAATGAGGTCATCGATATTATAAACAACATTCCCGCGAACTCGTTGCTTTCCAGATATTACACCGGAGCACTATGTTGCCTGCACAGTTTTTCGAAGTCAGAGTCGTCTATTGAGTACGTTGATTTCTCGGAAGTACATTTCAGGCAGCTTTCTGCATGA
- a CDS encoding TrmB family transcriptional regulator yields the protein MAELINKLMSFGLTRTDALVYINLLQHGQASGYKIGKDLSLARSSVYSSIDTLYQQGYIFMIEGATKEYEAKSPELILSQIKKKTLEDIAVLKKELSELTVEKAAPFIYNLSGYDNLILKVKELINGSVDELYINTDFNLNLFSEELESALARGVRVLCFSFNKLDAPLEGIEIYCRNEVPEQEYPSRRFMLVSDIQEALIFSNLDSAKGIYTNEKLFTRIISEHIHSDVYLSELMRDKEFRPAHKPTAHENEPF from the coding sequence GTGGCTGAACTGATCAATAAGTTAATGTCCTTCGGGCTGACCAGAACCGATGCCCTGGTTTACATTAACCTGCTCCAGCATGGACAGGCCAGTGGCTACAAGATTGGCAAAGACCTTTCACTGGCACGATCTTCGGTCTATTCCTCCATTGATACCCTGTACCAACAGGGTTATATCTTCATGATTGAAGGAGCGACTAAGGAATACGAAGCCAAGTCTCCTGAGCTGATCCTGAGCCAGATTAAGAAAAAGACCCTTGAGGATATTGCGGTCTTAAAAAAAGAATTGTCAGAACTGACGGTAGAAAAGGCTGCTCCCTTTATTTATAACCTGTCGGGCTATGACAACCTGATTCTGAAAGTGAAAGAACTGATTAACGGCAGTGTTGATGAACTTTATATCAATACTGACTTTAACCTGAACTTATTCAGTGAAGAGTTGGAAAGTGCGCTAGCAAGAGGTGTAAGGGTATTGTGCTTTTCCTTTAACAAGCTTGATGCACCTTTGGAAGGCATTGAAATCTACTGCCGCAATGAGGTACCTGAACAAGAATACCCCTCCAGACGTTTCATGCTGGTCTCAGACATTCAGGAAGCACTGATCTTTTCCAACCTTGATAGTGCCAAGGGTATTTATACTAACGAAAAGCTGTTTACCAGAATCATCAGCGAACACATTCACAGTGACGTTTACCTCTCTGAGCTGATGCGCGACAAAGAGTTCAGGCCAGCCCACAAACCAACGGCCCATGAAAACGAACCTTTCTGA
- a CDS encoding glycoside hydrolase family 13 protein, with product MITESALMHNPKSTQCYAYNDETLHVRLRCAKDEIDKIVLWIGDPYEWAVGGLDGGNLGGSDAHGWTGGREVPMILEGETQNHECWFAEFTPPKRRARYGFILYSKSGQQKLLFGEKRCVEISDESVAEVELSDLSNFYCFPYINPRDVLKTPEWVKGTVWYHIFPERFCNGRPEISPANVQPWGTEPDHHNFMGGDLWGVIDKLDYLESLGVNGLYFCPIFIASANHKYDTVDYFNVDPHFGGNEAFKTLVKEAHQRGMKIMLDAVFNHMGDQHPIWLDVVEKGKDSEYADWFWIKEFPVYEDKPRDQWDGTNLRYETFGNVAAMPKLNTENEACRNYLLDIARHWVKEFDIDGWRLDVCNEVDHAFWRDFRQVIKGIKPDCYILGEVWHDASAWLSGDQYDSVMNYPMTQAILDYFALNSRNKQEFIWDVNRSYTSYPHHVNEAMFNLLDSHDTSRILHLCGGNKDKAKLAYLFMFTQVGTPCVYYGGEVALSGGRGDGSEANRRCMIWDKDSQDLSFMAFIKELIDLRKSEPDLNSPTIQWLEVDNDDCVAYQRGRLEIVINNSEQPQVVQVNNETLSLSPYGYRISGN from the coding sequence ATGATTACAGAAAGCGCCTTGATGCATAACCCGAAAAGTACACAATGTTATGCCTACAATGATGAGACGCTGCACGTACGCCTGCGCTGTGCGAAAGATGAAATCGATAAAATTGTCCTGTGGATAGGTGACCCCTACGAATGGGCGGTTGGCGGTCTGGACGGCGGCAACCTGGGGGGCAGTGATGCCCACGGCTGGACCGGGGGACGTGAAGTTCCTATGATTCTCGAAGGTGAAACACAAAATCACGAGTGCTGGTTTGCTGAGTTCACGCCACCGAAACGTCGGGCTCGTTATGGTTTCATTCTTTACAGCAAGAGTGGTCAGCAAAAGCTGCTGTTTGGTGAAAAGCGCTGTGTTGAGATCAGCGACGAGTCCGTTGCTGAGGTGGAATTAAGCGACCTGAGCAACTTTTACTGCTTTCCTTACATTAACCCCCGGGATGTGCTGAAAACACCGGAGTGGGTAAAAGGAACCGTCTGGTATCATATTTTTCCGGAACGCTTCTGCAATGGCCGTCCGGAGATTTCCCCGGCAAACGTTCAGCCCTGGGGCACTGAGCCGGATCACCATAACTTTATGGGCGGTGACCTCTGGGGTGTTATTGATAAGCTGGATTATCTTGAAAGTCTTGGTGTCAACGGCCTTTATTTCTGCCCCATTTTTATCGCCAGTGCCAACCATAAATACGACACGGTGGATTACTTCAATGTCGACCCACACTTTGGCGGTAATGAAGCTTTTAAAACCCTGGTAAAAGAAGCTCACCAGCGTGGCATGAAAATCATGCTGGATGCGGTATTCAACCACATGGGTGATCAACACCCTATCTGGCTGGATGTGGTGGAAAAAGGCAAAGATTCAGAGTACGCCGACTGGTTCTGGATCAAAGAGTTTCCGGTTTACGAAGACAAGCCTCGCGACCAGTGGGACGGCACCAACCTGCGTTATGAAACCTTCGGTAACGTGGCGGCCATGCCAAAACTCAATACCGAAAATGAAGCGTGCCGTAACTATCTGCTGGATATTGCACGACACTGGGTTAAAGAGTTTGATATCGACGGCTGGCGTCTGGATGTCTGCAACGAAGTGGATCATGCTTTCTGGCGCGACTTCCGTCAGGTAATAAAAGGGATTAAACCTGATTGCTACATTCTGGGTGAAGTCTGGCACGACGCTTCGGCATGGCTGTCCGGCGACCAGTACGACTCGGTGATGAACTACCCGATGACCCAGGCGATTCTTGACTACTTTGCCCTGAATTCCCGCAACAAGCAGGAGTTTATCTGGGACGTGAACCGCTCCTACACCTCCTACCCTCATCACGTGAATGAGGCGATGTTTAACCTGCTCGACAGCCACGACACATCGCGCATCCTGCACCTGTGTGGCGGCAATAAGGACAAGGCAAAACTTGCCTACCTGTTCATGTTTACCCAGGTGGGAACCCCTTGTGTCTACTATGGCGGTGAAGTCGCTCTCAGTGGCGGCCGGGGTGATGGCAGCGAAGCTAACCGACGCTGCATGATATGGGATAAAGACAGTCAGGATTTGTCGTTTATGGCGTTCATTAAAGAACTGATTGATCTGCGCAAGTCAGAACCTGACCTGAACTCCCCAACCATTCAATGGCTGGAGGTTGATAACGATGACTGTGTCGCCTACCAGAGAGGGCGTCTGGAGATTGTTATCAATAATTCTGAGCAGCCGCAGGTTGTGCAGGTGAACAATGAAACACTATCACTGTCGCCTTATGGATACAGAATTTCCGGGAATTAA